One genomic segment of Erpetoichthys calabaricus chromosome 7, fErpCal1.3, whole genome shotgun sequence includes these proteins:
- the LOC114654549 gene encoding doublesex- and mab-3-related transcription factor A1-like, with protein sequence MDSSSRPLLTSHSTSALTASGLQMPTSLLRPPQLFLRAAATCSSSLERGYPRTPKCARCRNHGVVSALKGHKRFCRWRDCVCAKCTLIAERQRVMAAQVALRRQQAQEESEARDLQFMYTASGGGDAGLAMTKVAICAAGRTGNATSSTPEYDVFGAEKKYEEEKAQKYDFYNGLMGRPLLLQSSLQVPQTFDKNISSSALREMAPSLSEKTEEEPGIHSPSSDQLSERELSPRSVSFSDVESSSESERLKDSSSSISVESSQKQKDPTDVLLKIFPHQKPDFIHCVVQQCKGNIVQAIEQILNSKEHSGISPCTQSSASEADGLQKPSNFGLPTLGLGALCPRSAFSPLQTNANTTGSEVGIYGINPRLGISPLHLAYSAAGRGIPGFMSPYIAPGLMPALSFHPPMDYSLPGMIRDFTYIQNKDAGCNAGLYHKSSQENQ encoded by the exons atggactctagcagccgaCCTCTTTTGACGAGCCATTCAACTTCTGCGCTCACGGCTAGTGGTTTGCAGATGCCCACTTCGCTCCTAAGACCCCCGCAGCTTTTTCTCCGTGCAGCAGCGACCTGTAGCTCATCTCTGGAGCGGGGATACCCTCGAACACCCAAGTGTGCCAGGTGTAGGAACCATGGTGTTGTATCGGCACTCAAGGGCCACAAACGATTTTGCCGATGGAGAGACTGCGTGTGCGCAAAGTGTACTTTGATCGCCGAGAGACAACGGGTAATGGCAGCGCAGGTAGCTCTTCGGAGGCAGCAGGCTCAGGAGGAGAGCGAAGCCCGAGACCTGCAATTCATGTACACGGCATCAGGAGGCGGCGACGCTGGTTTAGCGATGACAAAAGTGGCTATCTGTGCGGCCGGACGAACTGGAAACGCTACTTCCAGCACTCCAGAGTATGATGTCTTCGGGGCAGAGAAAAAGTATGAAG aGGAGAAGGCACAGAAATATGACTTTTACAATGGACTTATGGGAAGGCCCTTGCTTTTGCAAAGCTCTTTGCAGGTGCCACAAACCTTTGACAAGAACATCTCTAGCTCAGCTCTTAGAGAAATGGCACCCTCACTTTCTGAAAAAACAGAGGAAGAACCTGGTATCCATTCTCCAAGTTCAGACCAGTTGTCAGAGAGAGAGTTGAGTCCAAGATCTGTATCTTTTTCAGATGTTGAATCTAGCAGTGAATCAGAGAGGCTCAAGGACTCATCCTCCTCAATATCTGTTGAATCTTCCCAAAAGCAAAAAGACCCCACTGACGTCTTATTGAAAATTTTCCCACATCAGAAGCCTGATTTTATTCACTGTGTTGTGCAGCAATGTAAAGGCAATATAGTACAAGCCATTGAGCAAATCCTGAATTCTAAAGAGCACAGTGGCATTTCACCGTGTACACAAAGCTCAGCATCTGAAGCAGATGGCCTGCAGAAACCCTCAAATTTTGGACTTCCCACTTTAGGGTTAGGTGCTCTTTGCCCAAGATCAGCTTTCTCCCCTCTTCAAACTAATGCAAATACAACTGGAAGTGAGGTGGGTATATATGGAATAAATCCTCGACTTGGCATTAGTCCACTTCACTTAGCGTATTCAGCTGCTGGAAGGGGGATTCCAGGCTTTATGTCTCCTTACATTGCACCAGGTCTAATGCCAGCTTTGTCTTTTCACCCACCAATGGACTACTCCCTCCCTGGAATGATAAGGGATTTTACTTACATCCAGAACAAGGATGCTGGGTGCAACGCAGGACTGTATCACAAGAGCAGCCAAGAAAACCAGTGA